From a single Streptomyces rubradiris genomic region:
- a CDS encoding saccharopine dehydrogenase family protein, whose amino-acid sequence MSSIGRAGRPYDLVLFGATGFVGTLTARYLAEHAPRGLRWAVAGRDERRLERLRESLPGGEGIGVLRADTGEPATLRALAGHARVVATTVGPYVLHGEELVAACADSGTDYLDLTGEPEFVDLMYVRYDARARETGARLVHACGFDSVPHDLGVYVTVRQLPEGVPLTVDGYVTVDAAFSGGTLASALNQLARAGRMRAAARERARHEPRLPGRRVTTPPGAPRFAPEAGAWALPLPTIDPQVVRRSARALERYGPDFRYRHYAAVRHLPVALGGAAAVGALAVAAQLPPVRRRVSDLLRPGDGPGPDKRAKSWFRVRFVGEGGGERVYTEVAGGDPGYDETAKMFAEAALCLAFDELPPTAGQVTTAEAMGDALTERLRAAGITFRVAARR is encoded by the coding sequence ATGAGCAGCATCGGCAGGGCCGGCCGTCCCTACGACCTCGTGCTCTTCGGAGCCACGGGCTTCGTCGGCACGCTCACGGCCCGCTATCTCGCCGAGCACGCGCCGCGCGGGCTGCGCTGGGCGGTCGCCGGCCGTGACGAACGGCGGCTGGAACGGCTGCGGGAGAGCCTGCCCGGCGGCGAGGGCATCGGCGTCCTGCGGGCCGACACGGGCGAACCGGCCACCCTGCGCGCGCTCGCCGGGCACGCGCGCGTGGTCGCCACGACCGTCGGACCGTACGTGCTCCACGGCGAGGAACTCGTCGCCGCCTGCGCCGACAGCGGCACCGACTACCTGGACCTCACGGGCGAGCCGGAGTTCGTGGACCTGATGTACGTCCGGTACGACGCACGCGCGCGGGAGACGGGCGCGCGCCTGGTGCACGCCTGCGGCTTCGACTCGGTCCCGCACGACCTCGGCGTGTACGTCACGGTCCGCCAACTGCCCGAGGGCGTGCCGCTGACCGTGGACGGCTACGTGACCGTGGACGCGGCCTTCTCCGGCGGCACCCTCGCCTCCGCGCTGAACCAGCTGGCCCGCGCCGGGCGGATGCGGGCCGCAGCCCGCGAACGGGCCCGGCACGAGCCGCGGCTGCCGGGCCGCCGGGTCACGACGCCGCCCGGCGCGCCGAGGTTCGCCCCGGAGGCCGGCGCCTGGGCGCTGCCGCTGCCCACCATCGACCCGCAGGTCGTGCGCCGTTCGGCGCGGGCGCTGGAGCGGTACGGCCCGGACTTCCGCTACCGCCACTACGCCGCCGTACGCCACTTGCCGGTCGCCCTCGGCGGGGCCGCCGCCGTCGGCGCGCTGGCGGTCGCGGCCCAGTTGCCGCCCGTGCGGCGCCGGGTGTCGGACCTGCTCCGGCCGGGCGACGGCCCGGGCCCGGACAAGCGGGCGAAGAGCTGGTTCCGGGTGCGGTTCGTCGGCGAGGGCGGCGGGGAGCGCGTGTACACCGAGGTCGCGGGCGGCGACCCGGGCTACGACGAGACGGCGAAGATGTTCGCCGAGGCCGCCCTCTGCCTGGCCTTCGACGAGCTGCCGCCGACGGCCGGCCAGGTCACCACCGCCGAGGCGATGGGCGACGCCCTGACCGAACGGCTGCGCGCGGCCGGGATCACCTTCCGGGTGGCGGCGCGGCGCTGA